One Longimicrobium terrae DNA segment encodes these proteins:
- a CDS encoding PAS domain-containing sensor histidine kinase, which translates to MADPRVNHPVPVVPDGLLPPRLRISDEKLYALLVGSVRDYGIFALDPTGRIATWNIGAQTIKGYRADEIIGRHFSVFYPPEDLENDKPGMELREASAHGRFEDEGWRVRKDGTRFWANVVITALRNPDGDLVGFAKVTRDLTERRQNEERALADTRRLAEAEAANRAKTEFLSTMSHELRTPLNAIDGYAELLELEVRGPVTEGQREFLRRIRDSQRHLLGIINDLLNYSRIEAGRVEYEVARVPLSEIVSTVMPMVEPQALARGLVLSAGPCPPELVASADRGKAEQVLLNLLSNAVKFTESGTVTVACAASPAGVTITVSDTGEGIAPDRLLSVFEPFVQLGRSLSQMREGTGLGLAISRDLARGMGGDLAATSTPGQGSVFTLTLPAG; encoded by the coding sequence ATGGCTGATCCCCGGGTGAACCATCCCGTACCCGTGGTTCCCGACGGCCTCTTGCCGCCGCGCCTGCGCATTTCCGACGAGAAACTGTACGCGCTCCTGGTGGGGAGCGTACGCGACTACGGCATCTTTGCGCTGGATCCCACCGGCCGCATCGCCACCTGGAACATCGGGGCGCAGACGATCAAGGGGTACCGCGCGGACGAAATCATCGGCCGGCACTTCTCCGTCTTTTATCCGCCGGAAGATCTGGAAAACGACAAGCCTGGGATGGAACTGCGCGAAGCGTCCGCGCACGGACGTTTCGAGGACGAGGGATGGCGCGTGCGCAAGGACGGAACGCGCTTCTGGGCCAACGTGGTCATTACCGCGCTGCGCAATCCGGATGGCGATCTGGTGGGCTTCGCCAAGGTCACGCGCGACCTTACGGAGCGCCGGCAGAACGAGGAGCGCGCCCTTGCCGACACGCGGCGGCTGGCCGAGGCCGAGGCCGCCAACCGCGCCAAGACCGAGTTTCTCAGCACCATGAGCCACGAACTCCGCACCCCGCTGAACGCCATCGACGGCTACGCGGAGCTGCTGGAGCTGGAGGTGCGCGGCCCGGTGACGGAGGGGCAGCGCGAGTTTCTGCGCCGCATTCGCGACAGCCAGCGGCACCTGCTGGGGATCATCAACGACCTGCTCAACTACAGCCGCATCGAGGCGGGTCGGGTGGAGTACGAGGTGGCCCGCGTTCCCCTGAGCGAGATCGTCTCCACGGTGATGCCGATGGTGGAGCCGCAGGCCCTGGCGCGCGGTCTGGTGCTTTCCGCCGGGCCGTGCCCGCCGGAGCTGGTGGCGAGCGCGGATCGCGGCAAGGCCGAGCAGGTGCTGCTGAACCTGCTTTCCAACGCCGTGAAGTTTACCGAATCCGGCACTGTCACGGTCGCGTGCGCGGCGTCGCCGGCCGGTGTGACCATCACCGTTTCCGACACGGGCGAGGGGATCGCGCCGGACCGCCTGCTGAGCGTGTTCGAGCCGTTCGTGCAGCTGGGGCGGTCGCTGAGCCAGATGCGGGAGGGGACGGGGCTGGGGCTGGCGATCAGCCGCGACCTGGCGCGCGGGATGGGCGGAGACCTGGCCGCCACCAGCACGCCGGGGCAGGGAAGCGTGTTCACGCTCACCCTTCCCGCGGGATAG
- a CDS encoding GntR family transcriptional regulator, producing the protein MGSRSGAASTAESLEELIRGRIVAGIHVGRLSPGDRLPSYREVADEVGTDLRAVARAYAALEQKGLVEVRGRSGVFVAPQERVGGRVLAETAVWFVDVLREAWNRRIPAADLPAFARECTAARVVRCAFLESTVDQVESIGAELRDDFGFDVCSATADHFGTGADGTRMDAVQKARGADFIATTAFHAAELREVADQLGLPLVVIRINPQFTREVQRTLSQGGLTVVCVDPLFAERVRLVAGDVNSDGLKTVLASDRAQVASLDLSQPVLVSEAARRQLDDLRLPRSFPDQPMISPESARELHALLVRFNLEAAERAPAA; encoded by the coding sequence ATGGGCAGCAGGTCGGGCGCCGCGAGCACGGCGGAATCATTGGAAGAACTGATCCGCGGACGGATCGTGGCGGGCATTCACGTGGGCCGCCTGTCCCCGGGCGACCGGCTGCCCAGCTACCGCGAGGTGGCGGATGAGGTGGGGACCGATCTGCGCGCCGTGGCCCGCGCGTACGCCGCGCTGGAGCAGAAGGGGCTGGTGGAAGTGCGCGGGAGGTCGGGTGTGTTCGTGGCGCCGCAGGAGCGCGTGGGCGGGCGCGTGCTGGCGGAAACCGCGGTGTGGTTCGTCGACGTGCTGCGCGAGGCGTGGAACCGCCGCATCCCCGCCGCCGACCTTCCCGCATTCGCGCGGGAGTGCACGGCCGCCCGGGTGGTGCGCTGCGCCTTTCTGGAATCCACCGTGGACCAGGTGGAGTCCATCGGCGCGGAACTGCGCGACGACTTCGGATTCGACGTGTGCTCGGCCACGGCGGACCACTTCGGCACCGGCGCGGACGGCACCAGAATGGACGCGGTGCAGAAGGCGCGCGGGGCGGACTTCATCGCCACCACCGCGTTCCACGCCGCCGAACTGCGCGAAGTGGCGGACCAGTTGGGCCTGCCGCTCGTCGTCATCCGCATCAACCCGCAGTTCACCCGCGAGGTGCAGCGCACGCTGTCGCAGGGCGGATTGACGGTGGTGTGCGTGGACCCGCTCTTTGCCGAACGCGTGCGTCTGGTGGCGGGAGACGTGAATTCGGATGGATTGAAGACGGTTCTGGCCTCCGACCGCGCGCAGGTGGCCTCGCTTGATCTGTCCCAGCCCGTCCTGGTCTCCGAGGCCGCGCGCAGGCAGCTGGACGACCTGCGGCTTCCGCGCTCGTTTCCCGACCAGCCCATGATCTCGCCCGAGTCCGCGCGGGAACTGCACGCGCTGCTCGTCCGCTTCAACCTGGAAGCCGCGGAGCGCGCCCCCGCGGCCTGA
- a CDS encoding efflux RND transporter permease subunit, whose product MSDQKDQKPDAPGGGGGLSAMAIRRPVFTTMLMLGLMVLGIFGYRRLPIDQFPEVDIPVVTVQTVYPGASPETIEREVSKRLEEAFNPVEGVDKITSISLEGVSQVIVEFDLGRDGDQASQDIRARIDAVRRTLPEDIEQPVVQKFDPSAQPIISLALSSKTTPIAELTTLADEGIRRQLESVSGVGQVQIAGGLAREVRIFIQPDRMQATGVSAQDVMGALQRQNLEVPAGRLESGSQEQLVRVTGRIVRPEQFGQVIVANRQGQPVRLADVARVEYGTEEERSLALVDGTRAVSMDVLKVSGANTVAVADGVNEAIAKIQGSLAQGTQLQVIRDNSVDIRRSVDDVIHELILGAFLTIVVVMLFLNDWKATAITALALPVSVVSSFILMSALGFTLNVLSLMALSLSIGILIDDAIVVIENIVRHREMGKGKFEAAEVGTREIFLAVMATTLSVVAVFVPVAFMGGIIGRFFFQFGMTVAWAVLVSLFVSFTLTPMLAAWWGVEAHSASHTPSRNPITRGIARFNAWFDRQAKKYRRIVEWALGHRKSTLGLAFAAFVGAMMLFPLIGGGFMPESDNSQFEVTFETPEGSSLAYTRQRAEEIGARLKAIPGVDYTYTTVGAGVTGTVTGGNVYVKLVKPDQRELPQNEVMVQARKSLTGLFGTTVAVLEAGGVGGAQKPLMVNLRGPDVAELQRISGQIAAKMKAIPGVVDIETSLGAPRPEFRIEVDRDVANDLSLDVGQISGTVRPLLAGQTATTWQDPTGEERDVVVQVAPEQRRSLASLTALPVATGRRDAAGAAVTVPLGQIARIEQGTAPAQIDRQDLERVATVSAGTSPELSISEASSQITAAIADIQMPAGYAVTLGGETEQMQETVGYVLEAIILAIVLIFLILASQFESFTQPFAIMLSLPLSLIGVLLALLFTGDTFNMMSMIGLIMLLGLVVKNAILLVDNANERRAEGLDRRTALVEAGEVRLRPIMMTTLAMIFGMLPVAMAMGEGGGFRAPMARAVIGGLITSTLLTLVVVPVAYTYFDDFGGWMKRLFNPAAEREARKAREEEKARGGLNPEPVWGD is encoded by the coding sequence ATGAGTGATCAGAAGGATCAGAAGCCGGATGCACCCGGAGGCGGCGGCGGCCTGAGCGCCATGGCCATCCGGCGCCCGGTGTTCACGACCATGCTCATGCTGGGGCTGATGGTGCTGGGGATCTTCGGCTACCGCCGGCTCCCCATCGACCAGTTTCCCGAGGTGGACATCCCGGTGGTGACGGTGCAGACCGTGTACCCCGGCGCCAGCCCGGAAACGATCGAGCGCGAAGTCAGCAAGCGCCTGGAAGAAGCCTTCAACCCGGTGGAGGGGGTGGACAAGATCACCTCCATCTCGCTGGAGGGCGTGAGCCAGGTGATCGTGGAATTCGACCTGGGGCGCGACGGCGACCAGGCTTCGCAGGACATCCGCGCCCGCATCGACGCGGTGCGCCGCACGCTGCCCGAGGACATCGAGCAGCCGGTGGTGCAGAAGTTCGACCCGTCGGCGCAGCCCATCATCTCCCTGGCGCTTTCGTCCAAGACGACGCCGATCGCGGAGCTGACGACGCTCGCCGACGAGGGAATCCGCCGCCAGCTGGAGTCGGTGAGCGGCGTGGGCCAGGTGCAGATCGCCGGCGGGCTGGCGCGCGAGGTGCGCATCTTCATCCAGCCGGACCGCATGCAGGCCACGGGCGTGAGCGCGCAGGACGTGATGGGCGCGCTGCAGCGGCAGAACCTGGAGGTTCCCGCGGGGCGCCTGGAAAGCGGCTCGCAGGAGCAGCTCGTCCGCGTGACGGGGCGCATCGTGCGGCCGGAGCAGTTCGGGCAGGTGATCGTGGCCAACCGGCAGGGTCAGCCCGTGCGGCTGGCGGACGTGGCCCGGGTGGAGTACGGCACGGAAGAGGAGCGGTCGCTGGCGCTGGTGGACGGCACCCGCGCCGTGTCGATGGACGTGCTCAAGGTGTCCGGCGCCAATACGGTGGCGGTGGCGGACGGCGTGAACGAGGCGATCGCGAAGATCCAGGGCTCGCTCGCGCAGGGAACGCAGCTGCAGGTGATCCGCGACAACTCGGTGGACATCCGCCGGTCGGTGGACGACGTGATCCACGAGCTGATCCTGGGCGCGTTCCTGACGATCGTCGTCGTCATGCTGTTCCTGAACGACTGGAAGGCGACGGCCATCACGGCGCTGGCGCTTCCCGTTTCCGTGGTGTCGTCGTTCATCCTGATGAGCGCGCTGGGCTTTACGCTCAACGTGCTGTCGCTGATGGCGCTGTCGCTTTCGATCGGCATTCTGATCGACGACGCCATCGTGGTGATCGAGAACATCGTGCGGCACCGCGAGATGGGGAAGGGCAAGTTCGAGGCGGCCGAGGTGGGCACGCGCGAGATCTTCCTGGCGGTGATGGCGACCACGCTGTCCGTCGTCGCGGTGTTCGTGCCCGTGGCGTTCATGGGCGGCATCATCGGCCGCTTCTTCTTTCAGTTCGGCATGACGGTGGCGTGGGCGGTGCTGGTTTCCCTCTTCGTCTCGTTCACGCTGACGCCCATGCTGGCCGCGTGGTGGGGCGTGGAGGCGCACTCGGCCTCGCACACGCCGTCCAGGAACCCGATCACGCGCGGGATCGCCAGGTTCAACGCCTGGTTCGACCGGCAGGCCAAGAAGTACCGCCGCATCGTGGAATGGGCGCTGGGGCACCGCAAGAGCACGCTGGGCCTTGCCTTTGCCGCGTTCGTGGGCGCCATGATGCTGTTTCCGCTCATTGGCGGCGGCTTCATGCCGGAGTCTGACAACTCGCAGTTCGAGGTTACGTTCGAGACGCCGGAGGGTTCGTCGCTGGCGTACACGCGGCAGCGCGCGGAGGAGATCGGCGCGCGGCTCAAGGCGATTCCCGGGGTGGACTACACGTACACCACGGTGGGCGCCGGCGTGACGGGGACGGTGACCGGCGGCAACGTGTACGTGAAGCTGGTGAAGCCCGACCAGCGCGAGCTGCCGCAGAACGAAGTGATGGTGCAGGCGCGCAAGTCGCTGACCGGGCTGTTCGGCACCACGGTGGCCGTGCTGGAAGCGGGCGGCGTGGGCGGCGCGCAGAAGCCGCTGATGGTGAACCTGCGCGGGCCGGACGTGGCGGAACTGCAGCGCATTTCCGGGCAGATCGCCGCCAAGATGAAGGCGATTCCCGGGGTGGTGGACATCGAGACCTCGCTGGGCGCGCCGCGTCCGGAGTTCCGCATCGAGGTGGACCGCGACGTGGCCAACGACCTGTCGCTGGACGTGGGCCAGATTTCCGGCACGGTGCGCCCGCTGCTGGCGGGGCAGACGGCCACCACGTGGCAGGACCCCACGGGCGAGGAGCGCGACGTGGTGGTGCAGGTGGCGCCGGAGCAGCGCCGCTCGCTGGCCAGCCTGACGGCGCTGCCGGTGGCGACCGGACGGCGGGACGCGGCGGGTGCGGCGGTGACGGTGCCGCTGGGGCAGATCGCCCGCATCGAGCAGGGCACGGCGCCGGCGCAGATCGATCGGCAGGACCTGGAGCGCGTGGCCACGGTGTCCGCGGGCACGTCGCCGGAGCTGTCCATCTCCGAGGCGTCGTCGCAGATCACCGCGGCGATCGCGGACATCCAGATGCCGGCCGGGTACGCGGTCACGCTGGGCGGCGAGACGGAGCAGATGCAGGAGACGGTGGGGTACGTGCTGGAGGCCATCATTCTGGCCATCGTGCTCATCTTCCTGATCCTGGCGTCGCAGTTCGAGTCGTTCACGCAGCCGTTCGCCATCATGCTGTCGCTGCCGCTGTCGCTGATCGGCGTGCTGCTGGCGCTGCTGTTTACGGGCGACACGTTCAACATGATGTCCATGATCGGCCTGATCATGCTGCTGGGCCTGGTGGTGAAGAACGCCATTCTTCTGGTGGACAACGCCAACGAGCGAAGGGCCGAGGGGCTGGACCGGCGCACGGCGCTGGTGGAGGCGGGCGAGGTTCGTCTGCGGCCCATCATGATGACCACGCTGGCCATGATCTTCGGCATGCTGCCGGTGGCCATGGCAATGGGCGAGGGCGGCGGGTTCCGCGCCCCCATGGCGCGCGCGGTGATCGGCGGCCTGATCACCTCCACGCTGCTGACGCTGGTCGTGGTACCGGTGGCGTACACGTACTTCGACGACTTCGGCGGGTGGATGAAGCGGCTGTTCAATCCCGCGGCGGAGCGCGAGGCACGCAAGGCGCGCGAAGAAGAAAAGGCGCGCGGCGGGCTGAACCCCGAGCCGGTGTGGGGCGACTGA
- a CDS encoding TolC family protein, with translation MKRSILLAAALAVAAPRVLPAQTPAAPRDTVNLTLEQALTRALSESDEVRLAESDVRLAATQVQAARAGALPQLDANLGYTRTFQSPFNTGGGFSLPDSLRFSPDTTAPLADRIRYLEQNAPTAGLGGLGSLFSGLPFGRVNTYTARLSGSQLLYSGGRTGAALQIARDYRAAAELGLTEQRAEIELQVRTAYTQAQLAQELAGFARAALEQAEAFLAQEQLRQRAGESSELEVLRAQVSRDNLRPQLVQATNAAELSLLELKRLLDLPLEQPLRLTSPLEADASFQAIAAADATAGRASIAAAERQVSIREQQIRITRGAFLPSVSLSAYMGRQLQPTEVFGFGEGSQGDAAATLSVQIPIFNGGQRTAELAQARIEAERARLQLSQLREGVQVQYEQARGEAERASAAIAARQTTVLSAQRVYELTVLRYQRGLATQLEVSQSRLELLQARSNLAQATADLRIAGARVRRASAETTGP, from the coding sequence ATGAAACGATCCATCCTTCTGGCCGCCGCCCTCGCGGTGGCGGCCCCGCGGGTTCTGCCGGCGCAGACGCCGGCCGCCCCGCGCGATACGGTGAACCTTACGCTGGAGCAGGCGCTGACGCGCGCCCTGAGCGAAAGCGACGAGGTGCGCCTGGCCGAAAGCGACGTGCGGCTGGCCGCCACGCAGGTGCAGGCCGCGCGCGCGGGCGCCCTGCCGCAACTGGACGCCAACCTGGGGTACACGCGCACCTTTCAGTCGCCGTTCAATACGGGCGGCGGCTTTTCCCTTCCGGATTCGCTCCGCTTTTCGCCCGACACCACGGCGCCGCTGGCGGACCGCATCCGCTACCTGGAGCAGAACGCGCCCACGGCCGGGCTGGGCGGGCTGGGCAGCCTGTTCAGCGGCCTTCCGTTCGGCCGCGTGAACACGTACACGGCCCGGCTCAGCGGCTCGCAGCTGCTGTACTCCGGCGGCCGCACCGGCGCCGCGCTGCAGATCGCCCGCGACTACCGCGCGGCGGCGGAGCTGGGACTGACGGAGCAGCGCGCCGAGATCGAGCTGCAGGTGCGTACGGCGTACACGCAGGCGCAGCTGGCGCAGGAGCTGGCCGGGTTCGCCCGCGCCGCGCTGGAGCAGGCGGAAGCGTTTCTGGCGCAGGAGCAGCTTCGCCAGCGCGCCGGCGAGTCCAGCGAGCTGGAGGTGCTGCGCGCGCAGGTGTCGCGCGACAACCTGCGCCCCCAGCTGGTGCAGGCCACCAACGCGGCGGAGCTTTCGCTGCTGGAGCTGAAGCGCCTGCTGGACCTTCCGCTGGAGCAGCCGCTGCGCCTTACCAGCCCGCTGGAGGCGGACGCGTCGTTCCAGGCCATCGCCGCGGCCGACGCCACGGCGGGGCGTGCCTCCATCGCGGCGGCGGAGCGGCAGGTGTCCATCCGCGAGCAGCAGATCCGCATTACGCGCGGCGCGTTTCTGCCCAGCGTGTCGCTTTCCGCCTACATGGGGCGCCAGCTGCAGCCGACCGAGGTGTTCGGCTTCGGCGAGGGCTCGCAGGGCGACGCGGCGGCCACGCTGTCGGTGCAGATCCCCATCTTCAACGGCGGGCAGCGCACGGCGGAGCTGGCGCAGGCGCGCATTGAGGCGGAACGCGCCCGGCTGCAGCTGTCGCAGCTGCGCGAGGGTGTGCAGGTGCAGTACGAGCAGGCCCGCGGCGAGGCCGAGCGTGCCTCCGCGGCCATCGCGGCGCGGCAGACGACGGTGCTGAGCGCGCAGCGCGTGTATGAACTGACGGTGCTGCGGTACCAGCGCGGGCTGGCGACGCAGCTGGAAGTGTCGCAGTCGCGGCTGGAACTGCTTCAGGCGCGCAGCAACCTGGCGCAGGCCACGGCCGACCTGCGGATTGCCGGAGCGCGCGTGCGGCGCGCCTCGGCGGAAACGACGGGGCCGTGA
- a CDS encoding GbsR/MarR family transcriptional regulator: protein MSDDEFIEQFARLLEQEGGSRIAGRIAALLLLTPDDMALDEIAERVQASKASISTNARLLEQWGMIERVSRAGDRRDFYRTRPDGAVMLLERRLEWMRRLREAADRGSRTESARNPVVAERFRGLCRLHAFAMRGVERTLRQLHRGVDNAR from the coding sequence ATGTCCGATGACGAGTTCATTGAGCAGTTCGCCCGCCTGCTGGAGCAGGAGGGCGGGTCCCGCATCGCCGGGCGCATCGCCGCGCTCCTGCTGCTTACGCCGGACGACATGGCGCTGGACGAGATCGCCGAGCGCGTGCAGGCCAGCAAGGCCAGCATCAGCACCAACGCGCGGCTGCTGGAGCAGTGGGGAATGATCGAGCGGGTGAGCCGCGCGGGCGACCGGCGCGACTTCTACCGCACCCGCCCCGACGGCGCGGTGATGCTGCTGGAACGGCGGCTGGAGTGGATGCGCCGCCTGCGCGAAGCGGCCGACCGCGGGTCGCGGACGGAAAGCGCGCGCAACCCGGTGGTGGCCGAGCGGTTCCGCGGCCTGTGCCGGCTGCACGCCTTTGCCATGCGCGGCGTGGAGCGCACGCTTCGCCAGCTTCACCGCGGCGTCGACAACGCGCGCTGA
- a CDS encoding GbsR/MarR family transcriptional regulator, whose product MALPQDDFIEVMGRHFEEEGIPRIAGRLFGLLMLGEEPCSLEELADRLHVSKGSVSSNARLLEDWGMAVRVTRAGDRRDFYRIAPDMSSRLIQRQIERIRLFIDRVDRARGKMSPLPAPVAERFDRTAEFNRAVMRSLLGLREELGGETDGRDE is encoded by the coding sequence ATGGCGCTGCCGCAGGACGATTTCATCGAGGTCATGGGCCGGCACTTCGAGGAAGAAGGCATTCCTCGCATCGCCGGCCGCCTGTTCGGACTGCTGATGCTGGGCGAAGAGCCCTGCTCGCTGGAAGAACTGGCGGACCGCCTGCACGTGAGCAAGGGAAGCGTGAGCAGCAACGCGCGCCTCCTGGAGGACTGGGGCATGGCGGTGCGGGTCACGCGCGCGGGCGACCGGCGCGACTTCTACCGCATTGCCCCCGACATGTCCAGCCGCCTCATTCAGCGGCAGATCGAGCGCATCCGGCTGTTCATTGACCGGGTGGACCGCGCCCGCGGCAAGATGAGCCCGCTCCCGGCCCCCGTGGCCGAGCGGTTCGACCGCACCGCGGAGTTCAACCGGGCCGTCATGCGCTCCCTGCTGGGGCTTCGCGAGGAGCTCGGGGGAGAGACGGACGGCCGGGACGAGTAG
- a CDS encoding efflux RND transporter periplasmic adaptor subunit, giving the protein MTIDIPRGRTLARASLAAVLAAGLAACGGGEGGATAEAAGDTTKAGPEIVLSPADLAPAGTTQLQGGVALTGSLEPFRVVQVKSQVPGVVAGLSVDRGSAVQQGQVLARIEAQGIQSQAGGAAAQVAGAQAALAQANRQLESAKTLYDAGAMSEISYRAAETQVQAARAQVAAARAASAGASEQAGRTRVVSPLTGRVSERVVQSGEAVNVGQVLLTVVDSRALELRGQVPVEQAAAVRQGQPVEFTLNSQPGRTIRGTVSRVDPVADAATRQVGVTLSLPNADGALIGGLFATGRVLTGTTTEAVAVPTAAVRTAGTESFVWVVRNSRAERRVVTLGDRDDARGMVAVAQGLAAGEQVIVAPGEMEAGARIVVRAANNTAPAGGGR; this is encoded by the coding sequence ATGACGATCGATATTCCGCGCGGGCGCACCCTGGCCCGCGCATCCCTGGCGGCGGTGCTGGCGGCGGGCCTTGCGGCGTGCGGCGGCGGCGAGGGCGGCGCCACGGCCGAGGCGGCCGGCGACACGACCAAGGCCGGGCCGGAAATCGTGCTTTCCCCCGCGGACCTGGCTCCGGCCGGCACCACGCAGCTGCAGGGCGGCGTGGCGCTCACCGGATCGCTGGAGCCCTTCCGGGTGGTGCAGGTGAAGTCGCAGGTGCCGGGCGTGGTGGCCGGCCTGTCGGTGGACCGCGGCAGCGCGGTGCAGCAGGGGCAGGTGCTGGCCCGCATCGAGGCGCAGGGAATCCAGAGCCAGGCCGGCGGCGCCGCGGCGCAGGTGGCGGGCGCCCAGGCCGCGCTGGCGCAGGCCAACCGGCAGCTGGAGTCGGCCAAGACGCTGTACGATGCCGGCGCCATGTCGGAAATCAGCTACCGCGCGGCGGAAACGCAGGTGCAGGCCGCGCGCGCCCAGGTGGCCGCGGCGCGCGCCGCGTCGGCCGGCGCGTCGGAGCAGGCGGGGCGCACCCGCGTGGTGTCGCCGCTCACCGGCCGCGTGAGCGAGCGGGTGGTGCAGTCCGGCGAGGCGGTGAACGTGGGGCAGGTGCTGCTGACGGTGGTGGATTCGCGGGCGCTGGAGCTTCGCGGGCAGGTGCCGGTGGAGCAGGCGGCGGCGGTGCGCCAGGGGCAGCCGGTGGAGTTCACCCTGAACTCGCAGCCGGGCCGCACCATCCGCGGCACGGTGTCGCGCGTGGACCCGGTGGCCGACGCGGCCACGCGGCAGGTGGGCGTGACGCTTTCCCTGCCCAACGCGGACGGCGCGCTGATCGGCGGCCTGTTCGCCACGGGGCGCGTGCTGACGGGGACGACCACCGAGGCGGTGGCGGTTCCCACGGCGGCGGTGCGCACGGCGGGGACGGAGTCGTTCGTGTGGGTGGTACGGAACAGCCGCGCCGAGCGCCGCGTGGTGACGCTGGGCGACCGTGACGACGCCCGCGGCATGGTGGCGGTGGCGCAGGGACTCGCGGCCGGCGAGCAGGTGATCGTGGCGCCGGGCGAGATGGAAGCGGGCGCGCGGATCGTGGTGCGCGCGGCCAACAACACCGCCCCGGCGGGCGGAGGGCGGTAA